The DNA sequence GGACAAGAGCTCCTTGCTACAagtgattttgttttttaatgtaaGATTTAAAGATAAGGTATTAATCAATGCCATTTTTATCTCACTCCCTCAGGCCAGCATTTAACAACTCGGATACATAGGAACTTATGTTTATATTGCAACTCTAGAAGCACACTTTGTCTTTTAGAATGTCTTCAGTGAGAGTCTCAACAGAAAACTTAAGTATTCTAAAAATGGCCTTTTGCTGCCAATTTCCAACCAGAGTGACTACTGGTAAATTTATAACATTTATACAGGTGATTTTTATGGAGTAGATCTGCAGAATACAGGTAGGGGATAGTTATAATATTGTAGCTATTCTCCCTGTAGGAAGTGGCAGGTCTTGAGTTAAGCCACTAGTTTGTTTCCACCAGAATCAGTCTAATCTCAAAGCAATAGTTTTTGGGGTGGTTTTGCACTTCCTATATCTCTAAAGGCTCTCTGACAATAATCACTGGTGACTTCTAGGAGCTTTATTGTCCCCTGAAATATATCACTATGCCTGAGGTGATTTTAATTCAAGTGTTACTCTTAAATAGGTTTCACAACCCCTCCCCAAGGTTCCCTCTGTGCAACTCACCTGCTGCCAGCTGCATCCAAGCACACACTTTGTAGACAGTGGCTGCATTACAGAAGAAAAACATGCTGAAGCAGAGGATGCAGCCAATTATAAGGAATGTGGAAATACCCACAAAGAACATGGCTGATTTGAAGGCACTTGAGGGGATGGTGCCAAAGTCCAGAGGGCTACCTTTGCAGATGAGCTCTCCTGTAAGGGCATTACCAATGCAATAGGAGTAAAGGCCAAAGTAGCCAGCCTGTGGTGTATCAATGCTGTCTCCAATCCAATATGGCTGGATGAAagtcaccatcatcatcacagcAAAGCAAAGGGTGAAGAGTGCCCACAGGACCCCCATGGCCCTGGCATTCCTCACATAGTTAGTATGGTAGATTTTTGCCGCCTCTTGTGCTGGGAGCATCTTCGCCATGATGTCAGTAAGGTCAACCTGTCTCCTTTGGGGAACAGGAGATGAGGCTTTTAGCACTCAGCACAAGCAGTAGGAATTCAGAGGCAGTAGTCAGGATGCTGGCTTTCCCCCTGTTCTGAGGGAGAAAAACAAATGAACAGTGGAGAGCAGTAGGGATTCTCTATTCCACACTTTGCTTAGCAGATGTATCCAATGTAATAGGATGCAACTCCAGGCTCTGAGACCTGCTTCAGGTTCACTTGGTGGCTCTCCAGAATGCTGGTCAGTTTACATTcttctctgcttcttgcttgtACATACAGAGCCTGGAGAATGCATAGCTGTGGCTCCTCCTCCCTGGTGCTTGTCATGAAGCTGCCTCCTCCTTCACCATTTCAAGATGACGTCCCTCCTGCTTCACTATGAGCCTTTATTCCTTCACCACTATTAGGGGTGTGTTGGGGGAGAGCAATTTTGTTTGTCTGGTTCCTTTCCTCAGCAATGTGGTCTGTTTCAGTACCACGGACAGCAGCTGGCAGAGAAACTGAGAACTGAGTATAAACGGAGGAGAGAATGAGAATGCAGGCAAAGATGGTGGGGGCTGTTTCTGTTGCACAGGATGTTAAAGGGCAAGTGAGAACCACCCTGGGTGGGGAAAATCTATAAGGACTTGCTGGACCAGTTGAGCATTTTGCAAGAACACCTGCCATTCCCAACTTAGATTTTTTGTGGAGTTAAGACTGCCTTGTCAGTCCAAGCAGGCCAGCAAGATATACATTCACATTACCATTTTAGCATGTCAAGTTGACTTTtaaatacttaaaacattagtttTTATGAATACTTTTAGGGCCTTTCAGGTTCTTCACATCCATTAGTCTCAGCAATTATTACATTTATTAGGTCATCATTTTAGAAGTTTTTGAATACTAAATAAACCCTGGACATGCTGTGCACTTCCCCAGAATTCTGCCACACTCCTGGTTCCTCATCCATCACAGCAATTCAGTTATGTAAGGAGAGgtggctgtcatgggtgctggggaccctgcagaagaaaccgagcctgcagagcctgcagaaggaacggtgcccctgccacctgcaccagtgcccctgcctcctgctgaagaagatccaagcccccctgcctcgccctctctggtgggtcgtgtgcgtgaccgccttcgtcaggacctcagggatcggaggagggcggcacgctcacaagcaagacgctccctgagccctgagtggtgaaaggattctggcccttctaagtgtgaggatgcttaagtttcggcaggatcctggctgctgctctgagacagcaattagcccaaatgagcaacaggcagcagagggctatatagctgtgggctttgggaggaggctttatggaagcaactagtcacatacctgacatcctagcatccactccggctcttgactttggcttttggattcctgactttggcttggacctctggaccctctgacttcggcttctgaacctctgaccggtgatacctggattgcgattctgttttggcgccttggacccaccttgctcacgagttgccgaccttggactgcccctggactttgcctgactcagccccagctcgtgacagtgGCTCATCAAAGCAAGACTCTGTCCTGCTAGGCAAACTCATCCACTGCAGTATGAGATAGTTATTTGACATATGTTCCTTTATATGTACAAGCAACCTCAGTGTGATAGAAAAAAGACAGACaaattggtccatctagctcaacaGCTTCTAGAGTCTCAGAGAAAGGAATGTCTTTTCCAGCAGCTGCTACCTGTGATCATGTTAACTGGAGTTGACAGGGATTCAAcctcagaccttctgcatgcaaagttaacAGGATCACATGCCCCCTCCTTTCGATGAAAAAGTAAATGGTTAAGCAGTCAGAGGACCAAAGCCTTCCTCTGCTTTGATCTCTGAATGTAGTGGGAATTCCACACCTGTTAAACTGCTACCCAGGAGTTCCTGGTTATTTTTTTCTTATGGAGTGAATGATACTAGTAACAATATTCAGACTTCAGAGCAGAGGCTACATTTCCATGACACAGTGCAGGCTTTACAAGCAGATTCAAGAAAAGTTCTTCAATTACATTTAGAATTACCTCTGCCTGAGCCTCTGGAGAGTTGcttccagtcagagtagacaataatggAATAGAGGGCTCAGTGTTTTGGTGCAGTATATGGCTGTCTCAGATGTTCACTGAACAAACAGTGTAATTCAGAATGGAAGTTCTAAGCTGCATCTATAGATTTTCATTAACTGAGCTGTTCCAAAGACAGCAATAATTCTTTTTTACTTCTACTTTCAAATAGTGTTGGCATTCAGGTACTCAGCCAGCCAAATATTTGGCAGTGCTCAACCACATGAACAGCTGAGCACTGCCAAATccataaccaatgttccctctaagctgcagagtctgtgagcagaaattcaactttatgagctactagcattaaagctgtgagctactgtctgaattagtttgctctggggccatttttcatgagctaagacaaaaatgtgtgaagtcagaggctaaaaaaactgtgagctagctcacactaagcttagagggaacaatgtcCAGAAGCCAGAGAAAATGGATTTATGATGTCTGATCAATCCTATAAAAATTGATTGGTTCCAGTTTCATCCAACTGGCACATGCCCAGGTGACTGTGCTGCTGCTTGTTGTGTTTTCACAGTCAATAGCAGAACAGGAATTCATTGCCAAAATGCATACCATTTATGAATTAAGGATATGTCATCAGAAATTTACTAATCAAGATCCAATTCAGTGTTCATGCATTAATATAAGCATTCTGAATTAACACAGAATTATTTCTGATACATGAAACCTGGTTATTCTGGCACTTCACTGACTGATTTCACATTCCCTCGGTAGTGGCAGGTGCCTAACAGAGACATCTTCCAACCAGAAACGTTAGCCCATTTTCCCACTGATTGGTCTTTCTGTGCACAGCGTTTTCATGTTTTGCCAGTCAATGTAGTATCTCATTAACACCAGAAGGTTGTCAAGCaagcatatttctgtgtgccatgatggttCCTTAGATGAAGAGCAGATCACCAACTgctcctgctcccccctcctttacaacctgagggcaagtaataaatccatctggcccaaggatgtttatgatcttcttcgtggtctctgtgcagtcacacatatggggaGGTAttccgcaggattggccctgacctcggagagttcaaagcaatcttgatcgtagatctggtgCGCCTCCCTCTCGTCCTGGGAaggaggcatcgtctgcgcatgcctggacgagggggaggcgcttagccactcagtttcttccttaccgccgaccggatcgcacctacctcgttgagtctccaacttcttcattgcaatctcctaACCTACATCTCCTTTCTTCAATCTTCACTCCTACTTCATCACCTGGTatcgtattttttaaaaaaaaaaccttcttacTGCTTTCGAACTtttccccgtccccccccccccgggcggatggaaggaagggacaaaataACTTTTAAACGCTGCACCCGCTGCTCCTCCAAAATCCCATCGTCGGACGGCCACTCTCTGTGCCTCTTTTGCCTTGGGGAGACCCATCGCACGGAcgcctgcgtgcactgcagccaatttggcaaacaggcccgcaagaatcgcgctgcgaggctcaggagccatcttATGGAATCCTCCCTCAGACTGACTACGCCACACGTGGCACAGAAACAACTGTCGCCATCTTCCCCACCTTTCGCGGGAAtggcgcagccggcagcttccgtggctcaaggtccctgcaagcctaagtccggcaaACACACCAAGAAATCGGATGACGCCAAAAAGCGCCGCCGCTCCGACTCCGCTTACGCAGACCCGACAAGCAAAACGGCCACGAAAAGCCTAAGACGGGACATAGGTCCTCCGACCCTTCTCTGCAACCCGCGAGTTCGAACCCGACCCCCAGTTCCAGCACGGCGAGACCTACGGCACCGAACCCGACCACAAGTTCCAGCTCGATCCCAAAGACACCAACATCGAAGTCGACACCGACTATTACGCCGCTTGA is a window from the Heteronotia binoei isolate CCM8104 ecotype False Entrance Well chromosome 2, APGP_CSIRO_Hbin_v1, whole genome shotgun sequence genome containing:
- the LHFPL5 gene encoding LHFPL tetraspan subfamily member 5 protein isoform X2, with protein sequence MAKMLPAQEAAKIYHTNYVRNARAMGVLWALFTLCFAVMMMVTFIQPYWIGDSIDTPQAGYFGLYSYCIGNALTGELICKGSPLDFGTIPSSAFKSAMFFVGISTFLIIGCILCFSMFFFCNAATVYKVCAWMQLAAGLAIGCLLYPDGWDSPEVKRMCGEKTDKYTLGVCTVRWAYILCIIGIIDAVILSFLAFVLGNRQDNLLPSDFQVDNKEGLE
- the LHFPL5 gene encoding LHFPL tetraspan subfamily member 5 protein isoform X1 encodes the protein MAKMLPAQEAAKIYHTNYVRNARAMGVLWALFTLCFAVMMMVTFIQPYWIGDSIDTPQAGYFGLYSYCIGNALTGELICKGSPLDFGTIPSSAFKSAMFFVGISTFLIIGCILCFSMFFFCNAATVYKVCAWMQLAAATGLAIGCLLYPDGWDSPEVKRMCGEKTDKYTLGVCTVRWAYILCIIGIIDAVILSFLAFVLGNRQDNLLPSDFQVDNKEGLE